Proteins encoded by one window of Collimonas fungivorans:
- a CDS encoding nucleotide pyrophosphohydrolase, with protein MVEQSDNGEFASLREEVRQFVAERDWDQFHTPKNLSAALCVEAAELLEHFQWLPTGGGDELAPGKLQQVRHEMADVLVYLVRLADKLDVDLRAAVSEKMVLNRLKYPADKVRGDARKYSEYKDA; from the coding sequence ATGGTTGAACAGTCTGATAACGGTGAATTTGCCAGCTTGCGCGAAGAGGTTCGCCAGTTCGTCGCCGAGCGCGACTGGGATCAATTCCATACCCCGAAAAACCTGTCGGCTGCGCTGTGCGTCGAAGCGGCGGAGCTGCTTGAACATTTCCAGTGGCTGCCAACCGGCGGCGGCGACGAACTCGCCCCGGGAAAATTGCAACAGGTGCGGCATGAAATGGCCGATGTCCTGGTCTACCTGGTTCGGCTGGCCGATAAGCTCGATGTCGACCTGCGCGCTGCCGTGTCGGAAAAAATGGTTCTCAACCGGCTTAAATATCCTGCTGATAAAGTGCGCGGGGATGCGCGCAAGTATTCGGAATACAAGGATGCCTAG
- a CDS encoding MerR family transcriptional regulator, which produces MKIGELADKTGMAASAIRYYEQSGLLPKPERGANGYRDYADAAIERLRRIQMAQSLGFSLDVIRSVFASNEELSKDDLLSKLDGRLKEIEQLMDTLREQHQHLGSLRSTLQETWAEGECLNTASLVNGKLVKRH; this is translated from the coding sequence ATGAAAATCGGTGAACTGGCGGACAAAACCGGCATGGCGGCCTCGGCCATTCGCTATTACGAGCAAAGCGGCCTGCTGCCTAAACCTGAGCGCGGCGCCAACGGCTACCGCGACTATGCCGACGCCGCCATCGAACGCTTGCGCCGGATCCAGATGGCGCAAAGCCTGGGATTTTCGCTAGATGTTATCCGCAGCGTATTCGCCAGCAATGAGGAACTGTCCAAGGACGATCTGCTAAGCAAGCTGGATGGCCGGTTAAAGGAAATCGAGCAGCTGATGGACACCTTGCGTGAGCAGCACCAGCATCTGGGCAGTCTGCGCAGCACGTTGCAAGAAACCTGGGCAGAAGGAGAATGCCTGAACACCGCCAGCCTGGTTAACGGCAAGCTGGTCAAGCGGCACTAG
- a CDS encoding NADH:flavin oxidoreductase/NADH oxidase family protein: MFSSLQLPNGSTLPNRLAKAAMEENMADSGQLPGAAIHRLYRAWAEGGAGLIITGNVMIDGRALTGPGGIVLEADTPLQPFKQWAEAAKRKGAQVWMQLNHPGRQVMAAMGGMAWAPSALALEMGKHSKLFVQPKAMSDAEIQEIIKRFAASAAAAERAGFNGVEIHAAHGYLISQFLSPLSNQRQDEWGGNLANRARLLLDVVRTVRATVAPGFCVAVKLNSADFQRGGFSEDDARQVILWLNDLQVDLVELSGGSYESPAMQGRTADGRTLAREAYFLEFAKELAAVAHMPVMTTGGIGRKAVAEQVLASGVAVVGMATALAIVPDLPAQWLAGGDQTARSPQVDWKDQVMAAVARMALVKRRLRLLGASRSAASNHSALFSLIIDQFRTRRLTRRYRRWSQARA, encoded by the coding sequence ATGTTTTCATCTTTGCAACTGCCGAATGGCAGCACCTTGCCCAACCGCCTCGCCAAAGCCGCCATGGAAGAAAACATGGCCGACAGCGGCCAGTTGCCTGGCGCCGCCATCCACCGGCTTTACCGTGCCTGGGCCGAAGGCGGCGCCGGTCTCATCATCACCGGCAATGTGATGATCGACGGCCGGGCGCTGACCGGGCCGGGCGGCATCGTGCTGGAAGCCGATACTCCCTTGCAGCCTTTCAAACAGTGGGCGGAAGCGGCGAAGCGCAAGGGCGCGCAAGTCTGGATGCAGCTCAACCATCCGGGACGCCAGGTGATGGCCGCCATGGGCGGCATGGCGTGGGCGCCGTCGGCGCTGGCGCTGGAGATGGGCAAGCACAGCAAGCTGTTTGTGCAACCTAAAGCGATGAGCGATGCGGAGATCCAGGAAATCATCAAGCGCTTTGCCGCCAGCGCCGCCGCCGCCGAACGGGCCGGGTTCAATGGAGTCGAAATCCATGCCGCGCACGGCTACCTGATCTCTCAATTCCTGTCGCCCTTGAGCAATCAGCGCCAGGACGAGTGGGGCGGCAACCTGGCAAACCGGGCGCGCTTGCTGCTCGATGTGGTGCGCACTGTGCGGGCGACGGTCGCGCCCGGATTCTGTGTGGCGGTAAAGCTCAATTCCGCCGATTTCCAGCGCGGCGGTTTTAGCGAGGACGACGCCCGGCAAGTCATCCTCTGGCTTAACGATTTGCAGGTGGATCTGGTTGAGCTGTCCGGCGGCAGCTATGAAAGCCCGGCGATGCAAGGACGCACCGCGGACGGCCGTACCTTGGCGCGTGAAGCCTATTTCCTGGAGTTTGCCAAAGAACTGGCCGCCGTTGCCCACATGCCCGTGATGACTACCGGCGGCATCGGCCGCAAGGCGGTGGCGGAGCAGGTGCTGGCCAGCGGCGTGGCGGTGGTTGGCATGGCGACGGCGCTGGCGATCGTCCCCGATTTGCCGGCGCAATGGCTGGCTGGCGGCGACCAGACTGCCCGCAGTCCGCAAGTCGACTGGAAGGATCAGGTCATGGCTGCAGTGGCCCGCATGGCGCTGGTCAAGCGGCGCTTGCGCCTGCTAGGCGCCAGTCGCTCCGCGGCGAGCAATCATTCGGCGCTATTCAGTCTGATCATCGACCAGTTCCGCACGCGCCGGCTGACGCGGCGTTACCGGCGCTGGTCGCAGGCCCGGGCCTGA
- a CDS encoding PhzF family phenazine biosynthesis protein, producing MTSYAFRLLNVFAESTFGGNQLCVFEDARGMDDATMQALALQFNLSETTFILPSERATARVRVFTPGYEMRFAGHPTLGSAHVVRDLLNTGDTLSLEFTAGVVPVSAQGDVWTLTAPQSGGLKTAPANLTQAEMAALLGLNEDDLLATPVWIDTGADQLLVALRSTDAVRRTSPDSAHLDAWPESSLERKTVYVFAFDPDRPGRVLSRYFFSKQGGGVAEDPGTGSACANLGGWLIANEHALPAEYEIEQGEAVQRPCLLRLKVSAGRAIQVGGKVIEIGRGRISL from the coding sequence ATGACCTCCTATGCCTTCCGTCTTCTCAATGTCTTTGCAGAATCCACTTTCGGCGGCAACCAGCTGTGCGTATTTGAAGATGCGCGCGGCATGGACGACGCCACCATGCAGGCGCTGGCGCTGCAGTTCAATCTTTCGGAAACCACGTTTATCCTACCGTCGGAACGCGCCACTGCCCGTGTGCGGGTGTTTACGCCCGGTTATGAGATGCGGTTTGCCGGCCATCCTACTTTGGGCAGCGCGCACGTGGTGCGTGATCTTCTCAATACCGGCGATACACTCTCACTGGAGTTCACGGCCGGCGTAGTTCCAGTATCTGCCCAAGGCGATGTCTGGACCCTCACCGCGCCGCAAAGCGGCGGACTGAAAACCGCACCGGCAAATTTGACGCAAGCCGAGATGGCGGCGCTGCTAGGTTTGAATGAAGACGATCTGCTGGCCACACCGGTATGGATAGATACCGGGGCCGATCAGTTGCTGGTAGCGTTGCGCAGCACGGACGCCGTGCGCCGTACCAGCCCTGACAGCGCACATCTCGATGCCTGGCCCGAGAGCAGCCTGGAACGCAAGACCGTGTACGTGTTTGCCTTCGATCCGGACCGGCCGGGCCGAGTGTTGTCCCGTTACTTCTTTTCCAAGCAAGGCGGCGGCGTGGCCGAAGATCCCGGTACCGGATCGGCCTGCGCCAATCTTGGCGGCTGGCTGATCGCCAATGAACATGCGCTGCCGGCGGAATATGAAATCGAGCAAGGCGAAGCTGTACAGCGCCCCTGCCTGCTGCGGCTGAAAGTGAGCGCCGGCCGTGCCATCCAGGTGGGCGGCAAGGTCATCGAAATCGGCCGCGGCAGGATCAGCTTGTAG
- a CDS encoding AraC family transcriptional regulator, translating to MKMRNNGNIPVLPCGPLDLLRAEVLSHFEDVPEEQRDVATALPYLTFIRFTRPTELSRGMLEPSMCLVLQGTKKVLIGTEITHYGSGSYVLSAIDMPISGQVVEASVAQPYLGVRIDLDAKEIAAQIIESKLSIPKNSHSRAGAYVEESDAELQEAFLRLLRLLKKPKDLAALAPLVKQEILYRLITARDGDVLGQTVLAHYQEKGVNQAIHWIKTNYAEPMQIEKLAKRVSMSVSNLHHRFKAITVMSPLQYQKQIRLLEARKLLLGGNIEAATVAFKVGYESPSQFSREYRRLFGASPLQDMEYLKHHELDR from the coding sequence ATGAAAATGCGCAATAACGGCAATATCCCTGTACTCCCTTGCGGCCCGCTGGACCTCCTGCGGGCCGAGGTGCTGAGTCATTTCGAGGACGTCCCTGAAGAACAGCGCGACGTCGCCACCGCCCTGCCCTATCTCACTTTCATCCGCTTTACCCGTCCCACCGAACTCAGCAGAGGCATGCTGGAACCGTCAATGTGCCTGGTGCTGCAGGGGACAAAAAAGGTATTGATAGGAACCGAGATCACGCACTACGGGAGCGGCAGCTACGTACTGTCGGCGATCGATATGCCGATTTCAGGCCAGGTGGTGGAGGCATCTGTTGCGCAGCCCTATCTTGGAGTGAGGATTGACCTTGATGCAAAGGAAATAGCTGCGCAGATTATCGAAAGCAAGCTCTCGATTCCAAAAAATTCTCACTCGCGCGCCGGCGCCTATGTGGAGGAATCGGATGCCGAACTGCAGGAGGCGTTCCTGCGCCTGCTGCGGTTGCTGAAGAAGCCCAAGGACCTGGCCGCGCTGGCGCCTTTGGTCAAGCAGGAAATCCTGTATCGCCTCATCACTGCCAGAGATGGCGACGTGCTGGGCCAGACCGTACTGGCCCACTACCAGGAAAAAGGGGTCAACCAGGCGATTCACTGGATCAAGACCAATTACGCCGAACCGATGCAGATCGAAAAGCTGGCCAAGCGTGTCAGCATGAGCGTGTCGAACCTGCATCACCGTTTCAAGGCCATCACTGTCATGAGTCCCTTGCAGTATCAAAAACAGATACGCTTGCTGGAGGCGCGCAAGCTGCTCCTGGGCGGCAACATCGAAGCCGCCACGGTGGCGTTCAAGGTGGGTTATGAAAGTCCGTCGCAATTCAGCCGCGAGTATCGCCGGCTGTTTGGGGCCTCGCCGCTGCAAGACATGGAATATCTGAAGCACCACGAGCTGGATCGATAA
- a CDS encoding aldehyde dehydrogenase family protein, which produces MKTVDHIYINGKFIKPHGTEVLELINPSTKAVIGKVTLADEQDAQAAIAAAKAAYKSFSQTTKEQRMEYLQRLHDAVAARSDELLDTMIEEYGGPHRISNATTQRAANSFLQAKELLKTFDFVKHVGISKVVLEPLGVVGLITPWNANYGFICSKLAMAIAAGSTTVIKPSELSSLQTQLLTECLHAAGLPAGVFNIVTGRGATVGAEITRHPDIAKISFTGSTDVGKTIARGAVETMKRVTLELGGKSPNVILDDADLEKAIPIAIAAATVNSGQACMAGTRLIVPESRLEEVKFLVKKAVQALQVGDPRNSDTAIGPMVTQTQYDRVQRYIRLGVEEGAELLVGGAGHPAGLDRGYFVQPTVFTNVTMDMRIAKEEIFGPVLAILSYKTEAEAIDIANDTVYGLHAFVSSSDIGRANKVAAQIVAGRVFINGMYDEPRAPFGGFKQSGIGREFGTYGLEAYLEPKAVMGHGETSNENAQ; this is translated from the coding sequence ATGAAAACGGTAGACCACATTTATATCAACGGCAAATTCATCAAACCCCACGGTACTGAAGTACTTGAACTCATCAACCCATCGACCAAGGCGGTGATCGGCAAAGTCACGCTCGCGGATGAACAGGATGCACAAGCCGCGATTGCTGCGGCGAAAGCTGCCTACAAGAGTTTTTCGCAAACCACTAAAGAACAGCGCATGGAATATCTGCAGCGCTTGCACGACGCGGTGGCGGCGCGATCGGACGAGCTGCTGGACACCATGATCGAAGAATACGGCGGCCCGCATCGCATAAGCAATGCAACCACACAGCGTGCGGCCAACAGCTTTCTTCAGGCAAAAGAACTGTTGAAGACCTTCGATTTCGTCAAGCATGTCGGCATCTCGAAAGTCGTGCTGGAACCGCTCGGCGTGGTCGGCCTCATCACTCCCTGGAACGCCAATTACGGTTTCATCTGCAGCAAGCTGGCCATGGCGATCGCCGCCGGCAGCACCACGGTGATCAAACCCAGCGAGTTGAGCTCCCTGCAAACCCAGTTGCTCACCGAATGCCTGCACGCGGCCGGCTTGCCTGCCGGCGTGTTCAACATTGTCACCGGGCGCGGCGCCACGGTGGGCGCGGAGATAACCCGCCATCCCGACATTGCCAAGATTTCGTTTACAGGCTCGACCGATGTCGGAAAAACCATCGCGCGAGGCGCGGTTGAAACGATGAAACGCGTCACATTGGAACTCGGCGGCAAATCGCCGAACGTGATCCTGGACGATGCCGATCTTGAAAAAGCCATCCCCATTGCAATAGCGGCCGCGACTGTCAACAGCGGCCAGGCGTGCATGGCCGGCACCCGCCTGATCGTTCCTGAAAGCCGCCTCGAGGAAGTCAAATTCCTCGTTAAAAAAGCGGTGCAAGCCTTGCAGGTCGGAGATCCGCGCAATAGCGATACCGCTATCGGGCCGATGGTCACGCAAACACAGTATGACCGGGTGCAACGCTATATCCGCCTGGGCGTGGAAGAAGGCGCGGAACTGCTGGTCGGCGGCGCCGGCCATCCAGCCGGCCTGGACCGGGGTTACTTCGTGCAACCCACCGTGTTCACGAATGTGACCATGGACATGAGAATCGCGAAAGAAGAAATTTTCGGGCCGGTGCTCGCCATCCTGAGCTACAAAACCGAAGCGGAAGCCATCGATATCGCCAACGATACGGTCTATGGCTTGCACGCTTTTGTCAGTTCATCGGACATCGGCAGGGCAAACAAGGTGGCTGCCCAGATCGTCGCCGGCCGCGTGTTCATCAATGGCATGTATGATGAACCAAGAGCGCCGTTTGGCGGATTCAAGCAGTCGGGCATCGGCCGCGAATTCGGCACATATGGGCTTGAAGCCTACCTGGAGCCGAAAGCCGTCATGGGTCACGGTGAAACAAGCAATGAAAATGCGCAATAA
- a CDS encoding type VI secretion system Vgr family protein → MSSLPQSILALVQGRQHNRILRLSFPHGDGPQTTLVANRLEAEEGLSRDFEYTVEVLADDASIPLKDIQGKMVTIELVRGDGSLRYFNGYVFEFRLAKTDGSVAFYSMVLKPWLAYLRLRKNNLLFHGKTLREQTQDIFSDYGKHADWDSHVKGNDLPFTMACQFDESDHNYLHRRWEVAGWHYWYEHSENGHQLVLSDDSTQAEAIAGNSSEIRFQRHAGAQEEDAIGEWTPIRQIVQSRVALSGFNFKAPIPANLDIPTINQQGDVLDVESYEYAGAYGFKDRQDGDAMAKRQMEQIEASGKHVAAAGNSRFAAPGRSFLLTGHFNLGVSGQAEGSGKNEFLIVSVVHSASNNYLQQADQAAAYDNRLICIRKSIPWRPARGFNSVDTRIQAPQTATVVGPAGQDVYVDEFARVRLQFHWDRIGVNDEKSSAWVRVASSWAGSDLGAISTPRIGSECIVQWLDGNPDHPIITGAVYNQQNMPPWQLADQQVLTGLRSREFGNGGSGRSNHLILDDSNGKIQAQLKSDHQHSQLSLGNITRIEDNAGRKDFRGEGWELRTDGHGVARSAKGMLITTEARANAASHIKDMSETAQRLSQATDGHQALAELAEQSGAQEAPAQQANVAQALKGQNQAIQGGAAEGEGSFPELAAPHLVLSSPAGIETTTAQSMHIASTQHTAISSGKSLSIASGDSLFASVAQTFRLFVHKAGMKMIAAAGDIDVKALSNNINLLAKLNISVTAERVTITAKEEVLINGGGSYVKHNAGGIEYGTNGPHVVHAASRSWPGPQSLPVKTQPDICVSCMQEANQQASTLTKRL, encoded by the coding sequence ATGAGCAGTTTGCCTCAATCCATCCTGGCCCTGGTGCAGGGCCGCCAGCATAACCGGATATTGCGCTTGTCCTTTCCGCACGGCGACGGGCCGCAGACCACATTGGTGGCGAATCGTCTTGAAGCCGAAGAAGGCCTGTCGCGCGATTTCGAATATACGGTTGAAGTGCTGGCAGATGATGCCAGCATTCCGCTCAAGGATATCCAGGGCAAGATGGTGACCATTGAACTGGTGCGCGGCGACGGCAGCCTGCGCTATTTCAACGGCTATGTCTTCGAATTCCGATTGGCCAAGACCGATGGCAGCGTGGCGTTTTACTCGATGGTACTGAAGCCGTGGCTGGCCTACCTCCGGCTCCGGAAAAATAATCTTCTGTTCCACGGCAAGACCTTGCGCGAGCAGACCCAGGACATCTTCAGCGATTACGGCAAGCATGCCGACTGGGATTCGCATGTCAAAGGCAACGACCTGCCGTTCACCATGGCCTGCCAGTTTGACGAATCCGATCACAACTATCTGCACCGCCGCTGGGAAGTCGCCGGCTGGCACTACTGGTATGAACATTCCGAGAATGGGCACCAGCTGGTTCTGTCGGACGATTCCACGCAAGCCGAAGCGATTGCCGGCAACAGCTCGGAAATCCGCTTCCAGCGCCACGCCGGCGCGCAGGAAGAAGACGCCATCGGCGAATGGACTCCGATACGGCAGATCGTCCAGTCGCGGGTCGCCTTGTCGGGATTTAATTTCAAGGCGCCGATCCCGGCCAACCTTGATATCCCCACCATCAACCAGCAAGGCGACGTGCTCGATGTCGAGTCATACGAATATGCGGGCGCATACGGCTTCAAGGACCGCCAGGACGGCGACGCCATGGCCAAGCGGCAGATGGAACAGATCGAAGCCAGCGGCAAGCATGTGGCGGCGGCAGGCAACAGCCGGTTCGCTGCGCCGGGGCGTTCGTTTCTGCTGACTGGCCACTTCAATCTCGGTGTCTCCGGCCAGGCGGAGGGATCGGGCAAGAACGAGTTCCTGATCGTCAGCGTGGTCCATAGCGCCAGCAACAATTATCTGCAACAGGCAGATCAGGCGGCTGCCTATGACAACCGCCTGATCTGCATCCGCAAGAGCATCCCCTGGCGTCCGGCGCGCGGTTTCAATAGCGTCGACACCAGGATCCAGGCGCCGCAGACGGCGACCGTGGTCGGGCCGGCCGGGCAGGATGTGTATGTCGACGAATTCGCCAGGGTCAGGCTGCAATTCCATTGGGACCGCATCGGCGTCAATGACGAAAAGAGTTCAGCCTGGGTGCGTGTCGCCAGTTCGTGGGCCGGCAGCGACCTCGGCGCCATCTCCACGCCGCGCATCGGTTCCGAATGCATCGTCCAGTGGCTGGACGGCAATCCGGATCATCCGATCATCACCGGCGCTGTCTACAACCAGCAGAACATGCCGCCATGGCAGCTGGCCGACCAGCAGGTATTGACCGGCTTGCGCAGCCGCGAGTTCGGCAACGGCGGCAGCGGACGCAGCAATCACCTGATCCTGGACGACAGCAACGGCAAGATCCAGGCGCAGCTGAAAAGCGATCACCAGCACAGCCAGCTTTCCCTCGGCAATATCACGCGCATTGAAGACAATGCCGGGCGCAAAGATTTCCGCGGCGAGGGATGGGAGCTGCGCACCGACGGCCATGGGGTCGCCCGCTCCGCCAAAGGCATGCTGATTACTACCGAGGCGCGCGCCAATGCGGCTTCGCATATCAAGGACATGAGCGAAACGGCACAACGCTTGTCGCAAGCAACAGATGGTCATCAGGCGCTGGCTGAATTGGCCGAGCAGAGCGGCGCCCAGGAAGCGCCTGCACAGCAAGCCAATGTTGCGCAGGCCCTCAAAGGCCAGAACCAGGCAATCCAGGGCGGCGCTGCCGAAGGGGAAGGCAGTTTCCCCGAGCTGGCGGCGCCGCACCTGGTATTGAGCAGCCCGGCCGGGATTGAAACGACGACGGCGCAGTCGATGCATATCGCCAGCACCCAGCATACCGCGATCAGTTCCGGCAAGAGCCTGTCGATCGCCAGCGGCGACAGCCTGTTCGCCAGCGTCGCTCAGACTTTCCGCCTGTTTGTCCACAAGGCCGGCATGAAAATGATCGCAGCGGCAGGTGATATCGATGTGAAGGCCTTGTCGAACAACATCAACCTGCTGGCCAAGCTGAACATCAGCGTGACTGCCGAGCGCGTCACCATCACGGCCAAGGAAGAAGTCCTGATCAACGGCGGCGGCAGCTATGTCAAGCACAATGCCGGCGGCATTGAATACGGCACCAACGGTCCGCACGTGGTGCATGCCGCGAGCCGCAGCTGGCCCGGACCGCAGAGCCTGCCGGTCAAGACCCAGCCGGACATCTGCGTCAGCTGCATGCAGGAGGCGAACCAGCAGGCCTCAACGTTGACCAAGCGTCTCTGA
- a CDS encoding DUF4123 domain-containing protein, with product MSAPLHAIPDSAESTPLHDPQQFLDEVAQALSHDLRILLRPLRSAQCYALVNAGQCAPGSVAKLVADHELDAEPLFAHTAEEAHVDQGPWLLRLPSQPSDALLLRLAADAGSKQALSMIASPLRNHVLCAHLRSWFNGLLEDKSQVLMRYFDPRIGLDMVQCWPQPVRQQFLGALQWWASWDHLFTPRAIRGAAQPQPAALEEPLEIGAELQLALDRLNHAERLQALILKEDTDPGELDHIAPPLLRVIAHLQLQRAEQLDLNEWGDQRLLIALGLRMHPQACDEPRLNALLHTSAAAKESIAAVIGRMPAAYWEEQQADAPRSLALLSEKILTPLRMRRAGNASSHPLASLA from the coding sequence ATGAGCGCTCCGTTACACGCAATTCCTGATTCGGCAGAATCGACGCCGCTGCACGATCCGCAGCAATTCCTGGACGAAGTCGCGCAGGCGCTAAGCCACGATTTGCGCATTCTGCTGCGGCCGCTGCGCAGCGCTCAGTGCTACGCGCTGGTCAACGCCGGACAATGCGCGCCAGGCAGCGTCGCCAAACTCGTCGCCGACCACGAACTCGATGCCGAGCCTTTGTTCGCGCATACGGCAGAGGAGGCTCATGTCGACCAGGGACCATGGCTATTGCGCCTGCCGTCGCAGCCTTCGGACGCTTTGTTGCTGAGGCTGGCTGCCGATGCCGGCAGTAAACAGGCCCTCAGCATGATCGCCAGCCCGCTGCGCAATCATGTACTGTGCGCCCACCTGCGCAGCTGGTTCAACGGCCTGCTGGAAGACAAATCGCAAGTGCTGATGCGTTATTTCGATCCGCGCATAGGCCTGGACATGGTGCAATGCTGGCCGCAACCGGTGCGCCAGCAATTCCTCGGCGCGCTGCAGTGGTGGGCCAGCTGGGACCACCTGTTCACGCCGCGGGCGATTCGCGGTGCGGCCCAGCCTCAGCCGGCTGCGTTAGAAGAACCGCTCGAAATCGGCGCCGAACTGCAGCTGGCGCTGGATCGCCTGAACCACGCCGAGCGGTTGCAGGCTCTGATCCTGAAAGAAGATACCGATCCCGGCGAGCTCGACCACATTGCACCACCCCTACTACGCGTGATTGCCCATCTCCAGCTGCAACGGGCCGAGCAGCTGGATTTGAACGAATGGGGCGACCAGCGGCTGCTGATCGCCCTCGGCCTGCGGATGCACCCGCAAGCTTGCGACGAGCCCCGGTTGAACGCTCTGCTGCACACCAGCGCCGCTGCAAAGGAATCGATCGCTGCCGTCATCGGGCGCATGCCTGCGGCGTATTGGGAAGAACAGCAGGCCGATGCGCCGCGCAGCCTGGCGCTCCTCTCTGAAAAAATACTGACCCCGTTACGCATGCGCCGCGCTGGAAACGCTTCCAGCCACCCGCTAGCGTCATTGGCCTAA